Below is a window of Comamonadaceae bacterium M7527 DNA.
GGACTCGTACAAAATCAAATCGCGCTCAACCAGGATAGGTACCTGGCCGTAGGGGTTCATCACCGCAATGTCTTCTGGCTTGTTGTACAAGTCCACATCGCGGATTTCAAAATCCATGCCTTTTTCAAACAGCACAAAACGGCAGCGATGTGAGAAGGGGCAGGTCGTGCCCGAGTACAAAACCATCATGATAGAAGTCTCCTAAACGAAAAACAGTGGCCGCACCGCAGAGGTGCTAACGCCACTGTGTCATGTGTTGGGCCTTTGAGGCCCCAACGAAATTTACTTGATGTCTTTCCAGAATGCCGCATTCAAGCGCCACGCCACGATAGTGAACAAGCTCAAGAACAACAACACCCACACACCAATACGAACACGCGTGTTTTGAGCGGGCTCGCCCATCCACTGCAGGTACGCTACCAAATCACCGACGGCATTGTCAAATTCTGCAGGGCTCATGGTGCCAGCTGAAACTTGCTCAAAGCCGTTGAATGCCTGCGTTGTCACACCGTGCGACTCAACCGCTTTGGACAGCATGACTTGCTCGCCTTGCAGCTGCCACAGTGGGTTGGGCATGGCCACAGCCGGAAAGACCGCGTTGTTCCAGCCGGTTACCTTGGTGTTATCACGGTAGTAGCCACGCAAAAATGTGTAGATGTAATCAGCACCAGAGCCGTTAGCACCGGCACGTGAACGCGCAATCACGGACAGGTCTGGAGGCGTTGCACCAAACCAGGCCCTGGCTTCAATAGGGTTGATGGTGGCCTTCATCAAATCACCAGATTTGTCGGTGATAAAGTTCAGGTTTTCTTTGATCTGGCTGTCGGTCAGGCCAATGTCTGTCATGCGGTTGTAGCGCATGAATGCTGCCGAGTGGCAGTTCAAACAATAGTTGGTGAACAGCTGTGCACCACGCTGCAAGGCGGCTATGTCATTGGTGCGCTTGGGCGCTTTGTCCCAAGCAAGACCGCCAGTAGCGGCATTTGCCACACCAACCAAGGACGCGCACAAAGCTGCTGCGAGAAGGATTTTTTTCAACATCTTATTCATCTCCACAACAACTCAGTGAGCTACAAACACAACACGGTCAGGCACTTCCTTGAAGCTGCCCAAACGACTCCACCAGGGCATCAGCAAGAAGAAGCCGAAATACAGCAACGTGCCCAGTTGTGAAATACGCTCGTATACAGGTGACGGTGCTTGAATACCCAAGTAACCCAACACAAAGAAGTTGATCACGAACACGCCGTACACCACTTTGTGCCAGTCAGGACGGTAGCGCATGGACTTGACGGGGCTATGGTCCAACCAAGGCAGGAAGAACAAAATGACAACCGCGCCACCCATCACCACAACGCCCCAGAACTTGGCGTCTGTCACGGCCATGGCCGCTATGCCCAGCAATGCGGCCACCAGCACGCCTACCTTGGCTTTGCTGCTGAGCTGCAACTTGAGCGCCGCCAAGACAGCACCCAAGGCTGTCAAGCCCATCAGCACGTACATCATCTCTGTGGTGATAGCGCGCAACATGGAGTAGAACGGTGTGAAGTACCACACTGGCGCAATGTGCACAGGCGTCTTGAGTGGGTCCGCTGGAATGAAGTTGTTGTACTCCAAGAAGTAGCCACCAAGCTCAGGCGCGAAAAACACGATGGCAGAAAAAACCATCAGGAACACCGATACGCCCAATACGTCGTGCACGGTGTAGTAAGGGTGGAAAGGAATGCCGTCCAGCGGAATACCGTTCTCGTCCTTGTGTTTTTTGATCTCGACGCCGTCTGGGTTGTTAGAGCCCACTTCGTGCAACGCAATGATGTGCGCCACAACCAAACCCAACAGCACCAGTGGCACAGCAATCACGTGGAAAGCGAAGAAGCGGTTCAGTGTCGCGTCACCCACCACAAAGTCACCACGAATCAACAAGGCCAAGTCCTCGCCAACAAAAGGTACGGCGGCAAACAAGTTGACAATCACTTGCGCACCCCAGTAGCTCATCTGGCCCCATGGCAGCAAGTAGCCCATGAAAGCCTCGGCCATCAGACACAAGAAGATGGCACAGCCAAAAATCCAGACCAGCTCGCGTGGCTTGCGGTAGCTGCCGTACAGCAAACCGCGGAACATGTGCAAATACACCACCACAAAGAAGGCTGAGGCCCCTGTAGAGTGCATGTAGCGAATCAGCCAGCCCCACGGCACGTCGCGCATGATGTACTCAACGGATGCAAAAGCCAGGGCCGCATCAGGCTTGTAGTGCATGACCAGAAAGATGCCGGTGACGATTTGAATCACCAGCACCAACAAGGCCAATGAACCAAAAAAGTACCAGAAGTTGAAGTTTTTGGGCGCGTAGTACTCAGCCAAATGCTCGTTGTAGAGTTTGGACAGTGGGAAGCGGTTGTCTACCCAGTTCAGCATTTTTTGCGCCGGAGGTGCGTCCGCCGCGATTTCTTTGAATTCAGCCATTTGTATGATGCCTCAAAAGCAGGTGCGCGACATAGCGCAGATGGTGTCGATCAAGAAGCCTTATTGTTAGGCGTTTTCCTGATCTTCGCCGATCAACAAGGTCGTTTCCGACAAATACATGTGGGGAGGCACAGGCAAGTTGTCTGGAGAAGGCTTGTTCTTGAATACGCGGCCGGCAACGTCAAACGTGGAACCGTGGCACGGGCACAAGAAGCCACCCGGCCAGTCATCTGGCAGCGACGGTTGTGCGCCCACTTGCAGCTTGTCTACCGGTGAACAGCCCAGGTGCGGGCAAATACCAATACCGACAAAATACTCAGGCTTGATAGACCGGTGGCGGTTCTTGGCGTAGGGCGGAATGGGGTAGGCCGTACGGTCTGACTCAGGGTCAGCCAGGTTGGGCTCGTCTTGCTCGAGGGTAGCCAACATTTCAGGCGTGCGACGCAACACCCAAACAGGCTTGCCACGCCATTCGACAGTGACCTTCTCGCCGGGTGCGAGTTTGGAAATATCAACTTCAACGGATGCACCAGCGGCTTTTGCACGTTCAGACGGGCTGAATGTGCTCACAAAAGGTACGGCCACAGCGGCGGCACCAGCGCCGCCCATAGCGCACGAGGTGATCAGCCAGCTACGACGGCCGTTATCAACGGTTGCTTCGCTCATGAGACTCTTTCGATGAGGGGACTTATCGGAGGGCAATTACCCTAGGGACAACCCTGCATTGTACTGGACACCAAGGCTTGTTTTCAAGCCCTGTGGAGCCAGTAATTATTAAATCCAAACTATTCATTTGCAGGGAAAGGCGTGCACACGACACGTCCAAGCACTGCAGCCAGCAAAAATCAGGCGCTACTGCAACGTGAGCTGGCGCACTGCTGCCAGCTCGGCCCATTGCATGGCCTGTAGCAAGCTAGACGCATCGGCCACGCCTGTGCCGGCAATATCGAACGCTGTGCCGTGGTCTGGACTGCTTCTGATGAACGGCAAACCCAGGGTGACATTCACGCCATCGGCCACCCCCAGGTACTTCAAGGGAATCAGGCCTTGATCGTGATAAGCCGCAACCACCACGTCAAACTCACCAGCTTTCGCGCGCATGTAAACCGTGTCGGGCGGCAGCGGGTCGCTCACAGTTAGGCCCTGTGCTCTGGCCTGCTCAATGGCGGGCATCATGTTGTCTATTTCTTCTCGGCCAAAGCGTCCACCCTCGCCTGCATGCGGGTTAACGCCTGCTACGGCAATGCGCAGCAAGCCCGCATCAGCCTGGTGCGTCGGCTTGTTACGTGGCGTCACCCACTGCTGCGTTAGCAACAGGGTTTGCAGCAAGTTGGCCTGCGTGACCTGCTCCAAGGCTTGGCGCAATGGCACATGAATACTGAGCAACACTGTTTGTATGTGTGGGTTGACCAGCAACATGCGCACAGGCAAGTCTTGCAACGGCACACCAGTGTGGCGTGCCGCCAAATCTTGTAGCAACTCTGTGTGCCCTGGATGCGTCACACCCGCCTTGGCAATAGACAGCTTGTGAATAGGCGCGGTCACCATGGCGCTGGCATAGCCTTGCAAACAAGCATTGGCAGCGCAAGTGATAGCCGCCGCCGCCGCCGCCCCTGCCTGCTCGCTGACTTCACCATACGCGAGTCGGCTCAAGTCCAGACCGTCGTCAACCACCACAATGGCCTCAGGCGTTGCTGCCAGCTGTTGGTTGGCCAACGCTGGCGTTGACACCGCAAACAACTGCTTGGCGGCTTGTTGACTGCGCGCGCAGTAGTCCAGCGTGGCTTGCTCTATGGCACCAGCATTGCCGGCCACCCAGCAAGGTGTTGCTGACCGGTCGGCCCAAGCGTACAAAGCCTTCACCACAATCTCGGGGCCAATACCTGAGGGGTCGCCCATGGTGAGCGCCATGGGCTTGGGTAATGTGGGTTGCATGGTTAAGCGGGGTTGTCTATGTCAATAAAGGTATGGCGCACACCCAAGCTGTTGGCCAACGCTTGTCCCACAGCCTGTGCCCCATAGCGCTCAGTAGCGTGGTGGCCGCATGCCAGGTAGGCCACGCCGCACTCGCGCGCATAGTGCGCCTGCGGCTCCGACAACTCACCTGTGATGTACACCTGGGCGCCGGCATCAATGGCCTGCTCAAAATAACCTTGCGCACCACCTGTACACCACGCCACACGCTGCGCAGGCATGCTGGCGTCACCAATGACCATGGGCGCCTTGCCCAACGCAGCTTCCACGGCTTGTGCAAGCTCTCCAAGGGTTGTGTGGCTACTGCGGCCTAACCAGCCCAAACCCTGCTCTCCAAACCGTGCTGCTTTGCCGTCTCGCATATCAACCGTCAAGCCCAGCACGCGACCCAGCTGGGCATTGTTGCCTAGGCTTTCATGCGCGTCCAACGGCAGGTGATAAGCCCATAAGTTGATGTTGTGCGCCATCAACAGGCCCAGGCGTTTGCGCATCCAGCCTGTCACCGTACCGCTTTGGCCGCGCCAAAACAAACCATGATGCACAAAGACCCCTTGCGCACCTTCGTCGACTGCGCGCTCAATCAAGGCCAGACTGGCTGTCACGCCGCTCACAATGTGACTCACCTGATCTGCACCCTCCACTTGTAAACCGTTGGGGCCATAGTCCTTGAATCCATGTGGCTGTAGCCAGCTGTCCAACTGGGCCGACAGGACACTGCGGTCAACGGTGGCGGGCGATTTAATGAATGCGGTCAAAGTCAGGGTTCCTCGCTATGGGGCGCAACTTGCAATATGACTGTAGTCCAAAGGCATGGACAATAGCGTTATGAAACGATTCTGGTTGCTATTGTCGCAAACTGTCACCGTGGTGTTGGCTTTGTATTTTGTAGTCATCACGCTAAAGCCGCAGTGGCTAACCTCTTTACCCGCCACACCAGTTGGTCACCACTCGCTGCGCCATGCCGCACAAGTGGCCTCCCCCGCCGTGGTGAGCCTGCAAACCGTCAACAGCGCCCAAGACGAGCTGCAAGGGCTTGACCCATGGTTCAAGTTCTTCTTTGACGACGACACCAGCAGACAAGCACCCGATCACAACAACGTGGGTTCTGGCGTCATAGTGAGCAGCAGCGGCTTGATTTTGACCAACAACCATGTGGTGGCGGGCGCTGATGACATACAGGTGACTTTGCCAGACGGGCGCAGCACCAGCGCAACTGTACTGGGCACAGACCCCGACACAGACTTGGCCGTGTTGCAAATATCGCTGGACAACGTGCCTGTTATTGCCCTGGGCGATTCTGATGCATTGTTTGTTGGCGACACTTTGCTGGCCATTGGCAACCCTTTTGGTGTGGGACAAACCGTCACCAGCGGTATTGTCAGCGCCTTGGGTCGCAGCCACTTGGGCATCAACACATTTGAGAATTTCATCCAAACAGATGCCGCCATCAACCCCGGCAACTCTGGTGGCGCACTGGTGAACACCCAAGGCCAACTGGTGGGCATCAATACCGCCATTTACTCTCGCTCTGGTGGCTCTGGGTATTGGTTTTGCTATACCCATATCGGTGGCCAACAGTGTTTTAAACAGCATTGTCAAAAACGGCAGGGTCACACGCGGCTGGATAGGTATAGAGCCGCAAACCCTCAACGCCGAGCTGGCTGCCAGCTTTGGGCTTGAGCAAACAGCCGGCGTGTTGGTCGCCGGGGTGCTTCAACGAGGTCCGGCAGCTGCAGCAGGCTTGCGTCCAGGTGACGTGATCGTGGCTGTCAACACGCAGGCTGTCACCAGTATTGCAGACCTTTTGGCGCAAGTAGCCGCACTCACCCCTGGTGAGCCCGCCACGCTGGGTGTATGGCGCAACGGTGTGAGTACCGAGTTGGCCATTTCTCCAGAGGAAAGACCTCACCCCACACACGGCGCAGCACCACGTTGAACTAAGCGATGCGCCCGCCAAGGCTTGGGCATTTTTTACTGGTCTTTGCTCTCAGACTCATCTGCATTTTCGGGCGCTTTGCTGGCGCGAGCAAACCAGCGGCGCCTAATATGCCGCATTCGTACAAAATGCACATGGGCACGGCCAGCGACAACTGCGAAATCACATCTGGTGGTGTCACCAAAGCGGCAATAACAAAAGCCAAGACTACAAAGTAGCCTCTGAACGTCTTGAGCTGCTCCACGGTGACGATGCTAAAACGCACCAACAGCATCACCACAATGGGCACTTGAAATGCCAAGCCAAACGCGAGATACAGCGACAAGATAGCTTCCACATAAGAGGCTACATCTGGCGTGGCTGCCACACTGGGCGGCGCAAAAGCTTGGATAAAGCCAAACATTTTGTCCAGTACCAGCAGCTGTACAAAGGCAATGCCACCGTAGGCCAGCAAGCTGCCAAACATGATCAGCGGTATGGCAAAGCGCTTTTCGTGGCTATATAGGCCAGGTGCAATAAAGGCCCATACTTGGTACATGATCCATGGCAGGCACAGCAAAAATGCCGCCATCATCAACACCTTCAAAGGTATGAAAAAGGGCGAAAAAACCCCCACAGCAATCAGCTTGGCACCCGGGGGCATGTGCGTCTGAATGGGTATGGCTATCCAGTCAATCAAGGTAGCTGGGCCTGGCCACAACGCCAAAGCACCCATGCACACCAACAAACCCGCAAAAGCGTACATCAGCCTGTTGCGTAGCTCTAATAAATGCTGAACAAAGGTTTGCTCAGTGCCGGCCATCTCGTTCGGCTCTGGTGTGTTGCTACTCATGGGTATTAGGGGGCAATGCGGTTGATACTAGGCCTAAATCTGGCCACCCGCGCAGCACCTGACTGTATGTGGCTACGCTGCCCGCTGCGCGCTTTGTACCACTGCGGCACTGCGGCGCGCTTGGCACGCCAGCGCTTTTTAGGCTTGGCATAAGCGTTGTAGCTGCTGGTGTAGGGCTTGCCTATATGGTTGTAGTCGTCTGAGCTGACGTCTAGCGACTGGGGTGTTTGGCCTGTGGCCTCATTCCAGTCGTCTTCAAAACTCTTGCTGCTGTCTTCAACGGCCTTTTGGGCATCGCTCATGGACGTCTCAAAGCCCTCTTTCATCTTTCGCAGCTCTTCAAGTTCCATGCTGCGATTGACCTCGGCTTTCACGTCAGACACATAGCGTTGCGCCTTGCCCAACAAGGCACCCACGGTGCGAGCGACTTTGGGCAGCTTTTCCGGACCAATGACAACCAAGGCCACCACGCCAATCAGCGCGAGCTTGGAAATGCCTAAATCAATCACACCAGATCAAGCGTTTGGCTTGGACTTGGCCTGAACATCAATGGTCTCGCCAGCATCGGCTTTGGCTTGAGCCGACTGCGTGACCTGAGCGGGCGCGTCTGCGTCGTCGGCAGGCGTGCCGCCTTCCTTCATGCCGTCTTTGAAGCCTTTAACCGCACCACCCAAGTCTGAACCAATGTTTTTGAGCTTCTTGGTGCCAAACACCATCACAACAATCAACAGAACAATTAACCAATGCCAAATAGAAAAAGCACCCATGACCAACTCCTAGGAAATTCGATACGCTCAACAATAAACTGCGCTGCCGCTGCGGACATAAGCCCCAGCGCGTCATTCTAAGGCTAAGGTGAGACCCGCTTGAGGCAAAGGGCAAAAAGACTGCCACTGACTTGCCCCAACTTCTCTACACTAGCCCTTGCTCCACGGCCTTGGGCCGCCCATCACGTGGACATGCAAATGGTGCACCTCTTGCGTACCATGCTCGCCTGTGTTGACCACCACCCTGAAACCACCGGCTGGGTAAGGCTCGCAACCCTGCTCTAAAGCCAGCCTGGGCGCCAAAGTCATGATTTTTCCCATCAGTGCCGCGTGCTCGTCAGTGAGCTGGGCCATTGAGGCAATGTGCGCTTTGGGGATGATCAAAAAATGTACAGGCGCCCACGGCGCTATGTCGTGAAATGCGTAAATATCGTCGTCTTCGTAGACTTTCTTGCTGGGTATCTTTCCTGCGGCAATTTTGCAGAACAAGCAGTTTTCATCATGCATCAAGCACTGTCTCCATGGGTTTACCGGCGTTTAAATTGATAAAGCCGCGCACAATTCGAATCAGAAACCAAACCGATATCACCAGCCAAGCCAGCCAGCCCGGCCCAATCAACAGAAGCCACAACGGCAAGGTCACAAGGTAAGCAAAACCCGCCCACAACACCGAGCGCAGCCGCCACGAAAAATGCGATTCGTGCCACGTGCCACGCGCGTGTGGGCGCTTGTACATGTCCATCACCAAGGCCACCAGCAGCAGCAAAGGCCCCCACTGCCCGCCAGGTACCAATGCGCCCACCGCCACAATGAGATGCAACACATAGCTGACAGTGCCAATGGTGTTCAAGCTTTGCAGGCGCTGCTGGTCTTGAGAAAAATCAGCTGCCATGCTTGTCCTCCAGGCTTTGGGCATCTCTGGCTTGCGCTTTTCTAAGCGCTTTTTCCTCTAAACCGCTCAGGCCCTCGCGCCTGGC
It encodes the following:
- a CDS encoding cytochrome bc complex cytochrome b subunit; protein product: MAEFKEIAADAPPAQKMLNWVDNRFPLSKLYNEHLAEYYAPKNFNFWYFFGSLALLVLVIQIVTGIFLVMHYKPDAALAFASVEYIMRDVPWGWLIRYMHSTGASAFFVVVYLHMFRGLLYGSYRKPRELVWIFGCAIFLCLMAEAFMGYLLPWGQMSYWGAQVIVNLFAAVPFVGEDLALLIRGDFVVGDATLNRFFAFHVIAVPLVLLGLVVAHIIALHEVGSNNPDGVEIKKHKDENGIPLDGIPFHPYYTVHDVLGVSVFLMVFSAIVFFAPELGGYFLEYNNFIPADPLKTPVHIAPVWYFTPFYSMLRAITTEMMYVLMGLTALGAVLAALKLQLSSKAKVGVLVAALLGIAAMAVTDAKFWGVVVMGGAVVILFFLPWLDHSPVKSMRYRPDWHKVVYGVFVINFFVLGYLGIQAPSPVYERISQLGTLLYFGFFLLMPWWSRLGSFKEVPDRVVFVAH
- a CDS encoding histidine triad nucleotide-binding protein, which codes for MHDENCLFCKIAAGKIPSKKVYEDDDIYAFHDIAPWAPVHFLIIPKAHIASMAQLTDEHAALMGKIMTLAPRLALEQGCEPYPAGGFRVVVNTGEHGTQEVHHLHVHVMGGPRPWSKG
- a CDS encoding Nif3-like dinuclear metal center hexameric protein, which produces MSAQLDSWLQPHGFKDYGPNGLQVEGADQVSHIVSGVTASLALIERAVDEGAQGVFVHHGLFWRGQSGTVTGWMRKRLGLLMAHNINLWAYHLPLDAHESLGNNAQLGRVLGLTVDMRDGKAARFGEQGLGWLGRSSHTTLGELAQAVEAALGKAPMVIGDASMPAQRVAWCTGGAQGYFEQAIDAGAQVYITGELSEPQAHYARECGVAYLACGHHATERYGAQAVGQALANSLGVRHTFIDIDNPA
- the tatB gene encoding Sec-independent protein translocase protein TatB, which gives rise to MIDLGISKLALIGVVALVVIGPEKLPKVARTVGALLGKAQRYVSDVKAEVNRSMELEELRKMKEGFETSMSDAQKAVEDSSKSFEDDWNEATGQTPQSLDVSSDDYNHIGKPYTSSYNAYAKPKKRWRAKRAAVPQWYKARSGQRSHIQSGAARVARFRPSINRIAP
- a CDS encoding cytochrome c1 — translated: MLKKILLAAALCASLVGVANAATGGLAWDKAPKRTNDIAALQRGAQLFTNYCLNCHSAAFMRYNRMTDIGLTDSQIKENLNFITDKSGDLMKATINPIEARAWFGATPPDLSVIARSRAGANGSGADYIYTFLRGYYRDNTKVTGWNNAVFPAVAMPNPLWQLQGEQVMLSKAVESHGVTTQAFNGFEQVSAGTMSPAEFDNAVGDLVAYLQWMGEPAQNTRVRIGVWVLLFLSLFTIVAWRLNAAFWKDIK
- the pdxA gene encoding 4-hydroxythreonine-4-phosphate dehydrogenase PdxA — protein: MQPTLPKPMALTMGDPSGIGPEIVVKALYAWADRSATPCWVAGNAGAIEQATLDYCARSQQAAKQLFAVSTPALANQQLAATPEAIVVVDDGLDLSRLAYGEVSEQAGAAAAAAITCAANACLQGYASAMVTAPIHKLSIAKAGVTHPGHTELLQDLAARHTGVPLQDLPVRMLLVNPHIQTVLLSIHVPLRQALEQVTQANLLQTLLLTQQWVTPRNKPTHQADAGLLRIAVAGVNPHAGEGGRFGREEIDNMMPAIEQARAQGLTVSDPLPPDTVYMRAKAGEFDVVVAAYHDQGLIPLKYLGVADGVNVTLGLPFIRSSPDHGTAFDIAGTGVADASSLLQAMQWAELAAVRQLTLQ
- the tatA gene encoding Sec-independent protein translocase subunit TatA, whose protein sequence is MGAFSIWHWLIVLLIVVMVFGTKKLKNIGSDLGGAVKGFKDGMKEGGTPADDADAPAQVTQSAQAKADAGETIDVQAKSKPNA
- the petA gene encoding ubiquinol-cytochrome c reductase iron-sulfur subunit, which produces MSEATVDNGRRSWLITSCAMGGAGAAAVAVPFVSTFSPSERAKAAGASVEVDISKLAPGEKVTVEWRGKPVWVLRRTPEMLATLEQDEPNLADPESDRTAYPIPPYAKNRHRSIKPEYFVGIGICPHLGCSPVDKLQVGAQPSLPDDWPGGFLCPCHGSTFDVAGRVFKNKPSPDNLPVPPHMYLSETTLLIGEDQENA